TCCCCGGCTTTGTGGGTAACCGTGCCCACCgtcaggggcaggaggggggcAAGGTGCTCTGTGCCTCCCCCCGGTGAGTGCACCCCAGCCTCTGCCCGCACCATGGCTGGGACTGGGGCAGGGTCGTCTCTGACTTGGTCaggcagggggaggggaaacaaaaatactttttaaatgagCCAGAGGGTAGGAGAGGGCTGGTCCCCAAGGAGCAACAGGGACTGCGGCCAGCTTCTCCTCCCAGAGCCCTACCCTCGGGACAGTGCACCCATTCAGAGCCGTCTCTCCATCCACATGCCCCTGACCCGTGGgccaccccacagcagctcctttggACACAAACAGACGGCTCTGATGGCTCGGCCTCACCATTGCACCCCTCAACCACGCCCTTCCCCAGccaccctgccccaggcagccccccagcccagtCCCCTGCCCCACTCCCGTACCTCGCTCTGCCACCTCTCCCCTGTGTCTCTCAGTGCCGGCACCCAGCTCCCGCTgcttcccccagctcccctcctggGTGTCAGTGCGCAGGGACCAAATGTTACAaatgcctgcagctgctgtccccaaaaATACCCTCTGATGACACGCGGGGTTGATAAGAGTGAGCCTGCTCCGTTCAGTGCCTCCCCGAGGCTGGGCTGGCCTACCTATGTATAGCAGCCCGGCAGGAGCCACCCCAGAGAGCTGCCGGGGTGCTGCAGGCCCGGCTGTGCCTCGGTGCTGGCTCAGCCAGCAGCGGGGGACAACGTGCCCTGTGGAGAGCATGGCATGGGGAGCAGGGTGCGCTGGACACTGAGCTGGACACCAGACTGCAGTGAGACAGGACGTGTCACACGGGACATGCTGCGTGGGGGGGATGTGCTGCACTGGGTGCTGCATGAGATGCCAGGCTGTATTGGATGGGATGTGCAGGACACTGAGCTGCCAGACACACAGAGGggaagcacaggctgcccaccatccccagggcaggcagggttAGTGGATAGGGAACACAGGGCACTGCTCCCTCAGGCAGTGGCGAGAGGAAGGGCACTGGATCTCCTTACAGCCCATGCCTCTCCTGCAACTCCCACCCTGTGAGGCAGCCTGTGGCTAGACAGCCCAAACAGCACCCTGGGATCCTTCTCCTGTACCTGCTGCAAGGTCTTCAGCTGGCCTGCCTCTGTCTCATTCGCTCTTCTCCCCCTGAAGCTGGGCCAGCCTTCCGAAGccccaggaagagcagggacCTTTTTCCATCCCTCCTGCTTCATGTCCCCAGGACCTTGCCAATCACCAGACTGTCATGGAGATGCCACAACCACCCTGCCCCTCAGCTTGCCCTTTCCAAGGCCCCATCCTCACATTTTGGCTGCCCTGGGGACTGCCACCTGCAAAGTGCTTCCTCCATGCCAGAGCCTCACAAGCCTCTGATCCCTACCAGGTCCTTGCCCAGACTTCCCTGGTGTGCACAACTGCTGTCACTTCCCATCAGCTCCCCAGAAGCCCTAGACCTTCAACTCCTCCGCCATGGGGGgcacccagcaccagcagctgcaaagcTCACCCAAGGTACCCCCCTTCATCCTTGCCAGCTTAGGTTCCTGGCAccaccctgcccacagcccggcctccccagccccaggcaccccctgctcctggcagcatcccccacacacacccccTTGCCCGGGTGCCAGCCCCCCCCAGACCACACTGTCCTTGCAGTCCTCGCATTCCAGACGTCTCAGCGCTTTCACAGCTCAGAGATAATATTCACGGCGAGCAGACGTTTGCGTCAGTGTCAGATAGATCTCAATGCCACCCTGCCCCGGGGGGAGCGCAGTGGGCAGACGGGCTGGGCGGGCAGGCAGAAGCCCGCGGCAGAGCCCCCCGAGCCGCCACCGTGCCGTGTGCCCCACGgtcatgctgctgctcctgcacctgcTGCCTGCCATGCTGCCCACCGCCGCCCTGGCCAGCTGCACCGCGGCGGCTGCCGACCGGCAGCTCATCCTGGCCAAGGTGCGGGCTCGGGTGCTGGAACACCTGAGTCCCCCCCTTCTCCAGGAGGAGCCACAGATGGAAGCAAGGAGGGTACACCGGAGAGATGTTCTTGAAAACACCGAAGTGGagccagaagagctggaggacACCTCCCAAGTGATCTTATTCCCTGCCACAGGTGAGAACATCCTGATGAAAGGGTGAAGCAAGGTGGGGGGTTGGAGCAATGCAGATGCTGAAGGATGGAGAGGCTGACGTGGaggtgggagaaggggaaaaaggtATGCCAAGCTGGGACGTGGGCCTGAGTGAGATTTGGTGGAGAGCCAGGAGATGGAAAGGTAcggcaggcagggacaggcagaacAGTTCAGGACAGACAGCAGAAGGACAAGCAGCACAAGAGGGTGCTGAGAGGCTGGGAAACAGCTGGCCAGGCAGGATGCAGAGACATGggggaggctgaggagcagggtgGAATAGGGTGGGATGCTAGGAAATGGGGCAGGATACTGGAAGGTGGGTTGGGATTTaagggacagggcaggatgCTGAAGCATGGGGCAGGATGACCAGCTGTAACAGCAGGAGGTGGGGCAGAATGCTGGGGGATGGGATAGGATGTACATGCTGGGGGAAAGGGGGCAGGATGACCAGCTATGGGACAGGAGTGGGAGATGGACCAGGATGCTGGGGAGATGGTCAGGATGCAGAGGATGGGAGAAGGGGACAGCATGACCAGCTATAGGGCTGAATGGGGCCGAATGCTATGGGGTGAATGCTGGGGAACAGGGCACGATATGGACTCTGGGGGAAAGGGGCAAGATAACCAGCTATGGAGCAGGATGCAGGGGGACACGGGTGGCAGTAATTGACCAGCCTAGGGCATAGCAGGGATCAGCTGTggggcacagcacagaagctgctgcacAGTGCATcagctcccctgctccctgccatggcCTATGCCAGCAGCCAGGTGCCCTGCCAGCACTCCAGGGACCCCTGCAACATCCCACTTGCCATCTGGCATTGGGGATTCTTTCCATGTTTGGGTGCACACCCTGATcatcttttcccccctcacagATGTTCCCTGTGAGCCCACACAACCAGACAAGTTGCTGGAGGAAGAAGGGATTTTCACCTACCTCTTCCAGCCCTCGGCACACACCCTGAGCCGTGTGGTGACttctgcccagctctggttttACACGGGCCCCTCGGCTGCCCCCAACCACTCCACCCCAGATGTGCTGACCCTGTCACCTCAGGGCCGGGTGCCGGTGCCGGCCATGGTGGAGCAGACACCCGAGCACTGGACCGTGTTTCACTTGGCCCCGGTGcttctgccccagctctggcagccgCTCTTTGTGCTCCTGGTgcgctgccctggctgcccctgcctggctgagAGGGACAAGATACCTTTCCTGGTGGCCACCACCCGGGCCAAGGGCAGTGAGAGGGCTCGTCGCTCTGCCATGCCCTGGTCCCCAGCcgccctgagcctgctgcagcGTCCATCCGAGGAGCTAGCTGCCCACACCAACTGCCGCCGGGCTTCCCTCAACATCTCGTTcgaggagctgggctgggacaagTGGATCGTGCATCCCAGCAGCTTTGTTTTCCACTACTGCCATGGGAGCTGCGCTGCAGGCCACGGGCTGAGCCACAGGCTGGGTGtgcagctttgctgtgctgccctgcccggcACCATGCGCTCCCTGCGCGTCCGCACCACCTCCGACGGTGGGTACTCCTTCAAGTACGAAACGGTGCCCAACATCCTGGCCCAGGACTGCACCTGTGTCTAGTGCATCCTGAAGCCCAGCCCTGGACCGTGATCCCACCCAGGAGGAGTTGCTTTCCCAGTGGAACCTTCGCCACTGGGATGGGGCAGTTGGCTGAACCACCCTCCCCTGCACAAGCCAAATTTTTGGGCTGGCCCAGGTACCATCACAGTGCCAGACTTGCCCTAGGGCcagtcccagctcagagcaAATCGGGGCATGGCATGGCATAGATAGGCACAGCCTATGGCAAAGGCATCACTGTCCTgccaaagccaggctgctgtCTGCAACCGGATTAGCCCTCATCTCTCCCCACCTGCTTCCCTCCTGCAGTTCTGCACCCTCACAAAGATCGGTGTCTTCCTCCTGCTTCCGAGTTCAACAGCTTCCcctgtgctccaggcagggcCAATTTGCTGCAGCAGGATCAGGATGTGCCTGGGTGAGCCCATGAACCTCACACTGGTGGCAGGGCTGGTAGCACACAGGCCACCACAAGTgagccctctgccagcagcacagcttgttGGAAAGCTTAATGGGATGAGTGAAATAAACCTGTTCCCTTTACTAAAGCAGCCTGAAAATGCCAGCTTTCGTCTAGATGGAGAAATGAGGGGATAGGCAAATAGTTGTTAGAAGCATCCAGCTCTGATTTGGGGTACCAGCGAGGGGACTGGAGTATGCTGGCCAAAATGAGCATGGTGTGGCTGGGTTTGatcctgccccaggcaggggtgtgcagagcagagcaacaTCCCTTCTGCTCTGGGCAACAGGCTGTGCAGGAAGAGGGGAAGCGGAGGGCTGGGGAGACATGGGGATGGTGGGAGGAtggggaggcagaggaaagCCCCTCGCCTGGCCCCTTGACAGTGACAGGGCCAAATAGGAACGTGGCCAGTGCAATCCCTCTCCAGCAGGATGATGACGGCTGCCCTGGCCGCAGCCGCCTCCTCACGGCAGGAACAACTGAGTCACCCTGGGCGGCAGGGAGGTCCCAAGGCACGCACGGCAGCGCCAGCCCAGACGCACAGGattcccttcccaccccttcCTCCCGAATGAGCGTACGCAGCAGTTCAGTACAAAACGTCTTCAGCCTTTACTAatatagatattaaaaaaaaaaaagaaaaacagagtgaCAATCATTTCCGAGTAAAAAACAACGCTACAAAAGTCCCCATGTGACCCAGGCTGAGATGATGAGGAATGCTCCACTGGCTCCTGGCCGAGCCCAGCTCGGGGCACCACGTCCCCACACTGTGAGGCCAGGGTCTGGCTCCGTGCAGGgggtcccagccctgcagccagagtgGGAGGAGTCAAGTTTTGGTCCAAAGGCAGCCTGCCAGGACAGGGCGGAGGCAGTGGGAACGACAGCCCCTGACCTCTGCACAGACATTTCCAAGCAGGCCAGCCCCGCAATCACAGCCCCATGCCAGGATGCTGCGCAGCACGGCCCCCCGGGCTACACAGTCATTTTCTGGCAGTGCAGTGCCACCAGGACCCCTCCCACCCCCTCCAAAAGTaatgccagcccagccctctgTCCCACAGCTTGGCCCGGCCAGCCAGacccccagcctgctcccccaaGTCCCCCAGACCTCAGGGGGCAGTACCAAAATCACTGGCACATGCACAGCAACAGCCAGTGCTGCCGCAGGTGACAGAGGGCatggggggcacagggaggtgtGAAGACAACATGCTGGGGAAAATGGGtgtgggaggaggaaaagtGGGTGAAACAGGAGACAGGGGGGCACAGGCCCAGGGTGGAGATTGGGATGGAGTATAAAAATGCCAGGGTGCACATGTTGATGAGTTTATAAAAACGTACAAAAATAAGATATTCCCTTTTTGAAAATTAAGTAGGAATGAACCCCATGGCCCCTGACCCCTCTGCTGCCCACCAGGACAGGGCTGCCCAcactgccctgctgggcaggCATGTGGCATCCtttgccctgtgctcctggcaggatGCCTATCCCACGGTGGCGGTGGCAGCCACTCCAGCAGACACCGCTGTCATCCCTGGTGACACTCACAGCCCTGTGGAGAGCAAAAAGCAGGTTAGCACCCACTCCAGGGGGAATGGCATCCTCTCTCCAGGGGAGCCTCGGGGCAGCCCCCCATGCCTCCACCAGTGGGTGAGATCCATCCCCGTCCTGGCTCACCCGTGGTCCTGTCGCAGGCGGCGGTCCCCTTCTCATGGGCGAGGTTGAGGCGGTTCTGCTCGGCGGCCATGCCGTTGGCCTCGGGACTGCTgctgcgggcagggctggggggccgTGGCGGGGGCTGGAGGTGGAAGGCCACCTCCAGGTGCTCCTGGGCCAGACGCAGGTGCTCACGCAGCCGGTCCAGCTCGTGCACCGGGGGAGCTCCAGCCAGGGCAAAGCGCCCCTGGGCCAGGCTCTCCCGGTAGTCCAGCTTGCTGTTGGTCAGTGCGGCTTGTGGCAGCTCCTTCTTCAGGGAGTGGTAGGTGGGGGGGGCGCTGGGGGCTTTCTTGGGGTATTGTGGTGCAGGACTGTCGCCAGTTGGGAGTGGGGGGCCATCGGCTTGGCTCAGGGCATCACGGATGCGCCCCACACCGAGATGCAAGAGCTCACAGAGGTtgaggaagaggcagagccCACTGACGGCGTACATGATGAGGAGGAAGATGGTCTTCTCAGTGGGGCGGGAGACAAAGCAGTCGACAGTGtgtgggcaggggctgcggcTGCACACATAGGAGGGGCTCACCTCGAAGCGGTACAGCAGGTACTGCCCGAAGAGGAACACCATCTCCAGCACGGAGCGGCACAGCAAGTGTAGGACATAGGCACGCATCAGCCCGTCCTGCTTGATACGGCGCCGGCCGTCATGCTTCTCTCCACCCTCTGggctcttctccttctccacctCGATCTCCTCAAAGATCATGGGGTCTTCTTCATTGTCATCTTCTGCCTCCTCGTAGTCTCGCCCGGCTCCCCGGCGCACCACGGGCATGCGCGCCCGCCGGGCTGACGGTGGCCGGCGCCGCGAGGACTCGGGCATGCGAGCGATGCGGTGCATGGCAAAGCCCAGGTACAGCACCGACGGCGTCGCCACCATGATGATCTGGAAGATCCAGAAGCGGACGTGGGACAGGGGTGCAAAGGCGTCGTAGCAGACGTTCTCACAGCCCGGCTGCTGCGTGTTGCACACAAACTTGCTCTGCTCGTCGTAGTAGATGGACTCTCCCCCCACGGCTGTCAGCACGATGCGGAAGACGATGAGGACGGTCAGCCAGATCTTGCCCACGAAGGTCGAGTGGTTGTTGATCTCCTCCAGGAGCCGCGTCAGGAAACTCCAGCTCATCCTGACCAGGCAGTTGACTCAAATCCTGCAAGGAAGGGGCAGGCAAAGAGGCACTGAGTAATTCCACATGCATCTCACCAGGACCCTGAAgtctgccagctgctggccGAGCTCTGTCCTGTTCCCTCTTCCAGCACCAGTGTCCCTTCCTTATGCATAAACACAGCCataaacacagccctgctcaggaagCTGCCTCTCCAAAACTTTATTCCCACTCAGCACCGCCTGCCTGTGCTCCCGTATGCATCCcgctcccaccctgctgccagccaggtgGGTGGAGGCGATGGGGAAAGGCTGGGACATCCTGGTTGCCTGCAGGGACACATCTAGGGGAAGAGTGAGCACAGTCACAACCAGAGCAAACATGCCAGTGAagggcagcaccagctggggACTGCGAGGGGACAAGCAGGAGTAGAACCACTTCCTTCTCCCCTAGTGACACAGCTCCCATTTATCACCTGGCACTGAACAGGTCCCTAACCAGTGTCACACCCTGTAAAAGCACTCACACCCTCCCACGGGGGGTCCACAGGCCACTGGAGGAAGGCAACACATGGCAGCTCCACTGGCCCACTGCAactgccagccctgagctctggctgaaggGGGCAGGTCCCCAGGGCAGCATCCCCCCCTCATTGTGCTAATCAGCCAGGTCCTCTTCACTCCACAGAGCTCTCCTCCAAGGGCCAGTAGAGATGCAGCATCACTCTTCCACCAAAACTCAGCGCTGTGCCCTCTCTCCTGCAGGACCCCAGCCCCCAAAGGCTGCAGTGGCCAGTGCTCATAGCACCCTGCAGCTCGATGGAAAGAGCTGGTGGGGGGAGGAACAGGGAACAGGACAGTGATAGCAAGGGGCAGTGGGGGATAGCCAAGGAATTGCACAAAGCCCTGGCAAAACAGCTGACACTAGAAACTGGGGAGGAAATTACAAGGACCATGTCACATCTCCCGGCCGAAGAATACACAAGACACCCACACCACCCACTGCCACCCCTGGTTTCAGCAGCTTGTGCGTGAGATGATGCAAGCCAGGGCAGCAGGTGGCAGGGATGGCTCACAGTGAACAGAGGGTATGTGTCTgcacagagcccccagcagcccctgccagccccatccTACACCTCTGGCCAGGGCATGTCCCTGCAGATGATGATTGATGCTGCACTGATTCCACTATTGTCCAGAACAAGAGGATTTTTTACACTAAGCTCAGCCAGCCTCCTGACCAGCCTCACCTAAGCAGAAGAGTCCCTCCAGCACAAGCATCTATGCTGGGGACATGCTCTtgctgcaggaggtggcacGGGTTGGCGGCACCAGGGACCCAAATTCAGCCCATCAGGGCCACCATCCTCCTGTGGTCATACGCCCTGCAAGGTTTCATTGCTGCCCAGTCTCTCAGGTGTGAGCCCCTCTCCCCAACCACCTCCCTGGAAGGTGGTGCTTTGTGTCTGCCTTTACCCTAGTCTCTAGCAGCACACCACCCTGGCACCGGGGTGAAGAACAAGGcgagaggaggaggcagcaggacagtTCCAGGAACCAAAACCCAAGCTatgtcaaaccatgacaggtACCAAGgccaaggaaagcaaaaacatAGGGTGGCATTGCTGTGGCGGCTATGGAAGTGTGGCATGGGAATGGCTGGCAACGTGGGATGGCACCAGTAgcgggcacagccagggcagagccacctgcagcctgtcccCTACGCGGGGCAGGTGTCCAGAGGCCAGTTTTCAAGGCAGCACAGCCATCCAGGGCCTCCCGGTCACGCTGGGAGTCGGGACTAGCACCACATCCCTTGGCTGGGCCCTACACCTACCCTTCAGTCCTACCGACCCCAGTACCCGCGCGTGGGGCTCCCAGtcccctctgtcctgcctgAGACCCCCAGTTTCCCGTggccaggggcacagcagcaggcatCCCACCCTGGGGCTCACCGGCCCCTGCCCATCCGGGGACGCTGTCCCACCGACCCCTGCCACCATGGGGACCCAGCCCTCGACCCCAGCCTTCTCAGGGTCGCCGGTCCCACCGACTCCAGCGCCCCGAGggcctccagcccagctgcccccgCCCGTCCGAGACCCCCGGCCCGCGATCCCACCCGCCCGCGGCCCCAGCCCACGCCTGGGGCTCCCGCCGCCCGGGGCACCGTCCCCTGCCCAcccgcccggccctgccccaCCGCCCCGTTTCCTCCCGCGGCTCCCCGGCCCCACTCACGGCACACCGGCACGAGCGGCTCCCGCCGGCAGGGCGGACAAAGCGGTGGGGCGgcgcgccgccgcctcccgccgaACAAAGGGGCtcggggccgccccgccccgccccgctcccgcccgcccgccggtGCCGCCCGACCGCCCCGCTCGCATCTCCGCCCCGCGGGTCCCGCTCCGCAGCGGgcagccccgcgccccgcggccccggcccgccccgctccgcgcgTCCTGCGCCCGtcgggccgcgccgcccgcggggctccccgcccgccgctgGGGAGGCCGCGCGGGGCCACGGGCAGGGGCCGGCGCCGGCCAAAACTCTGCCGGAGGCGACTCCCGCCGCAGCAGTTCCGTCCAGCCCCGCTGACCGGCTCTGTCTCCGCGCCCCCGCGCAGGCCTCGGCTCCCGGGAGGCTCCCTGCGCGCCGTAGGGGGACGCTCCGAACCGCGGGTGCGGCTCAGCCCGCGGGCTTTTCGGGGGTGAGTCCGACCGCAGGGT
This genomic interval from Motacilla alba alba isolate MOTALB_02 chromosome 7, Motacilla_alba_V1.0_pri, whole genome shotgun sequence contains the following:
- the INHA gene encoding inhibin alpha chain, with translation MPPCPGGSAVGRRAGRAGRSPRQSPPSRHRAVCPTVMLLLLHLLPAMLPTAALASCTAAAADRQLILAKVRARVLEHLSPPLLQEEPQMEARRVHRRDVLENTEVEPEELEDTSQVILFPATDVPCEPTQPDKLLEEEGIFTYLFQPSAHTLSRVVTSAQLWFYTGPSAAPNHSTPDVLTLSPQGRVPVPAMVEQTPEHWTVFHLAPVLLPQLWQPLFVLLVRCPGCPCLAERDKIPFLVATTRAKGSERARRSAMPWSPAALSLLQRPSEELAAHTNCRRASLNISFEELGWDKWIVHPSSFVFHYCHGSCAAGHGLSHRLGVQLCCAALPGTMRSLRVRTTSDGGYSFKYETVPNILAQDCTCV
- the LOC119703585 gene encoding gap junction gamma-1 protein-like, producing MSWSFLTRLLEEINNHSTFVGKIWLTVLIVFRIVLTAVGGESIYYDEQSKFVCNTQQPGCENVCYDAFAPLSHVRFWIFQIIMVATPSVLYLGFAMHRIARMPESSRRRPPSARRARMPVVRRGAGRDYEEAEDDNEEDPMIFEEIEVEKEKSPEGGEKHDGRRRIKQDGLMRAYVLHLLCRSVLEMVFLFGQYLLYRFEVSPSYVCSRSPCPHTVDCFVSRPTEKTIFLLIMYAVSGLCLFLNLCELLHLGVGRIRDALSQADGPPLPTGDSPAPQYPKKAPSAPPTYHSLKKELPQAALTNSKLDYRESLAQGRFALAGAPPVHELDRLREHLRLAQEHLEVAFHLQPPPRPPSPARSSSPEANGMAAEQNRLNLAHEKGTAACDRTTGL